From the Mesoplasma syrphidae genome, the window TCTTTTAATGACACTTCTCTAGGAATTGTTAATTGATTTGATCAATTATTTGTATTCGTTGCTTTAGTATCTGATTGCGAGTTTCCTAATCATGCCATAGTGATTTTGCGACCCTCAACATTATTAAAGACTTGCGGTGCATAATAGTCAAGACCTTGATCTATTTTACGTATTGTTCCAGTTTCATTAAAATTCATTTTGTTGTCAAAATTTCCTGTCAAATATCACACATGGTGTCCTCCTTTTGCAAAAGGAACTTTTTGTTCAACACTTAAGAAAATGATTTCAGTGTTTTCAATATTGAGATAGTTCGGACATTCTAACATATAATTATCTAAACGTTTTGAAATATCAAAGTCCTCATCTTTAAAAAACTTTCAATCATCATTTTCTAAATTTGATGTTGACGCAAAATTAATTGTTCCTTTTAAGTCAAGATTTTGGGCTCCATTAAGCATATAAAATCGATTATTTTTTTCAAATATAATCGGATCTCTAAAGTGACCTGTATAACGAGTTTTGTCTGTTTCAAATAAAACTTTTTTGCTGACTGTTTTATTTTCCAAATCAATTTTTGCTTTAATTGTAAAACTTGTACGATCGCCTTCTGTGCCAATCTTTATATTTCCGGTGTAGTAAAAATATAATTCATTTTTATGAACATAAGCACTTCCTGAAAATACTCCATGACGGTCACCTTCAAATGATGGAGTAATTGCAATTCCCTCGTATATGTAATTGATAAAATCGGTTGTTGTATACAACAATCAAGACTTGTTTTTATGCTCAGGACTAAATGGACAATTTTGCATAAAAATATAGTATTTTCCTTTAAAAAATACTAGTCCGTTTGGGTCATTTACTAGCCCTGAAAAAGCTGATAAATGATACTGATTATTATATCAATCACGGTTTTTTAATTCATGATTGCTTGCAAATTCATGCAAATCTGCAGCATCAATTAAACGATATTTGTCATTCATTTTTTTCTCTTTTCTATGATCTTCACTCAATAAATTCTCAGCTAAAATCATTCATTTTATAGTAACTTAAGCGAAACTCAATAATCTCATTATAAATATCAAAAAGCAATCCACGATCAACAATTGCTTGATCAGCCTCATTATCCTCAAATGCTAATTTTAAGTTCAGCTGTGGAGTTGATTTTTGAACATAAATATTTTTTAAACAGTGGCTCACTTTAACTGAAGTCTTTTTATCAACGTACTCCATCAGACCAAAGTCTTTTAGGTATCTTAAATCGACATTTTTAAAAATACTTTTATTAAGCCAACTTTCCTGATAAACCTTTATTTTGTCTTCAATATAACGTTTACATTTAAATTTATAAACGGTTGCTCCTGGATAAAAACCAGATTGTGCAGACAGTTCTTTGTCTACATAAACTTCTTCTAAATCATAAAATTCACTATAACTATTTGGAAATAACTCTCGGAAACTAAACAACTGATTGCTTTTAGTTTTATTAGTAACCACAAATCCTTTTCCTGGAACTGATTCAACTAATTTTAATTCAATTAGCTTATTAAAAGCAATTCTAATCGGCTGCTCACTGTATTTAAAACGTGTTTTTAAACGATTTTGGCTTGGCAATAAACCGCCATCTTGAATTTCGTTGCTTTTAATAATATTTAGCAAGTAATCAAAAACAATTTTTCACTTCTTTTCCATATATTATTTATAATCTCCTAATTAACTTTTCAATATATTATATAGATTTAGATTCTGAAATTTGATTTTTGTACTGTTCTAATGAATATTTTCCTCATTTTGATTTCAATAATAAGTATGAAGATACCGCTGTTGTAATCATCGAAATGATCATTGCAATTGTAACGTTTATTCCCGGAGCTAAATTTGCAAATGTCGCGTGAATATTATTAGTAGCGAAATATTTTTGAATGTGTTCTGTCGTTCAATCAAACTGAACCAATCCTATTCAAGAAGCACTTCCTAATGAATTGGCAACTGTATGAGTCATTCCCAATCAATAACCTCCTATCGCTGATCCAATAATTGCTCCAACAAGCAATGGTTTTAATTGCAAGTTAATACCAAACATCGCTGGTTCTGTAATCCCCAAATTCGCTCCAAATGATCCCGAAATTGATTTTGATTTTTCTTCTTTATTTTTAATGAAAAAGATTAACATTAAGCAGGCAGTTCCTTGAGCTATATTTGAAACACAAGCCACTGGTGTTATAAATGAGAACGAATGCGCGAATTGCAATTTACTATCCATTAGTAATTGTGCCTCAATTGGTAAAAACCCTTGGTGTAATCCTGTAATAACTAATAAAGGATAAAATCCGGCAAAAATCATTCCTCCAAATCCAATTCCTGTATAGTTAGTATACTTAAAGATTGCCGTAATTCCTTTAGCAAATCCTTGACCAATTAATTGACCTAAAGGCCCAATTGCCCAAAAAGCCAATCATGTTGTTAAAATAACTGTAACTAACGGAACTACAATAATTGCTAAAACATCAGGAGTAATTTTGCGCAGAATTTTTTCAACATTAACTGAAATCGCTAATACTAATAAAACGGGCACAATTTGGGCTTGATATCCAATTAACTTGATTTTCCAAAATCCTGAAAATAATGTACTATAGGTTCCAACAATTTCTGACATTTTAAATTCCTGTTCAGTTGCATTATTTGTCGCCAGTCACTGCTTGTATGCTTGTTCTGCTGCAGACTGAATCTCTCCAGTCGGAGTATTAATGTCAAACCCTAATAAAATTGGCTGGCTAGTTGCATATGAGTTTAATAGTGCTGGTGCTACAAGGATTAGTCCCATCGCTAATCCCAAAAACGGATTTCCTCCTCACTTTTTGGCAGCCGTATACCCAACAAAAGCAGGTAGACTCCCTAAAATTGCTCCTCCAATAATGTCTAAAATTTTTCCCATTCCTGAATTAGGATAGATTTGTTGAAGAAGCGAATTTAGTGCCAAACTCATTCCTCCAGCAATAAATACTGGAACTAAGGGAACAAAGATTGCTGCAAATGATGACAACCCACGTTTGCTGATCATTAAGCTGTTTGATCTAAAACTTAGTTCTTTTTTTCACATACGCTCTTTTTTTGCATTTTCCGTTGAAAAGGTCCCGGTATCACTATTTGAATTTAACTCTTGTTGAATAGCTTTAAAAATTTTATCGACAACTCCAGTTCCAATGATTAACTGGTTTTCATCATTAGCTTTATTATAGCCTTTAACAATTGACAAAGCCTTCAAATTTTCGACTTCCAATAGTGATTGATCTTTTAAATAAAAACGCAAGCGAGTTGCACAGTGAAAAATGTCTTTAATATTTTCTTTACCACCAAGAAACTTGATAATTTGAGATGCATCTGTATTTCAATTGACTTTTTTCATTTTTTACCTCTTTATAATTTATAGTATCTATAAGCTTAAAATACTTAAGAGCTATAATCATAAGTTTTTAAAGGTTTTATAGTATTTGATATTGTTTTCATTTAGCGAGTTTTCCTATAAAATTAATTTATCTTTAGAAGAGTGGAGGAAAAAAGTATTTATGACAAAGAAAAAAATGTTGTCAGCTATCACTTCAAGTGGGGCAATGACTTTAGGAAATTACTTGGGCGCTGTCAAGCGTATGGTCAATTTTCAAGAGCAATATGAAATGCATGTATTTATTGCTAATTTACATGCTATTACTGTTCCTCAAGATAAAGAAGTTTTAAGAAAAAACATTAAAGAAATTGCAGCTCTATACTTTGCGTGTGGAATGGATCCTAATAAATCAGTAATTTTTTTACAATCAGATGTGTTGGAACACGCTCAATTGGGTTGAATCTTAAATACTCAATCAACAATTGGTGAATTATCACGAATGACTCAATATAAGGATAAATCTCAAAAAGCTGAAGAGTCTGGAAAAGGTTATATTCCCGCGGGATTATTTACCTATCCAACACTAATGGCAGCTGACATTTTATTATATGATGCAGAATTCGTTCCAGTTGGAGTTGACCAAAAACAGCATGTAGAGTTAACACGTGATTTGGCAATGAGAATGAACAACCGGTATGGAGAAATGTTTGTTGTTCCTGAATGCTTAGTAACTGAAAATAAGTTAAAAATTATGGATTTGCAAGACCCAACTAAAAAAATGAGTAAGTCTTCGGACAATCCAAAAGCGATTATTAAAATGCTTGATAGTCCCGCTGATATTCGAAGCAAAATTAAAGCAGCCGTAACGGATTCAGAAAATTTAATTAAGCATGACCCAATTAATAAGCCAGGAGTTACCAATTTAATTGAAATTTATACAACATTAAAAAATGTTTCGCTTCAAGAAGCAATGGTTCGTTGAAAAGGAAAAAACTATAAAGACTTGAAAGATGACGTAATTGAAGTTTTATTAGAAGTGATTGAACCAATTCAAACCCGCTATAAGGAATTATATAATTCTTTAGAAGTTGAACAATGATTGGAACAAGGTGCTGCAAAAGCTCGAATGATTGCTAATAAAAAAATAAATAAAGTTCAAAACTTAATGGGTTTGAACTATAAAAGGAGATAATATATGGCTCAAAAAGAACGTATTTTTGTTAAAGCTTTTAACAAATATTTAGATGAATTAACTGTTGAGGAATGAGAATCAATGAATAATGCTACTTGTGATGATCCTCTAAAAGACTGCGATAATGTTATGATTGAAATTATTGAAGAACAAGAAAAAAATGACAGCAAATAAGGTTTAACTTAATGCAAAAATTATCTGCTGCTGAATTTAAGATTTATAAGGGACTAATCAAAAGTCCCTTTTTATTGGCCATTTTTGAAAAGTTCTAGAAAAAAATACGCATTACCTAAAAGTTCAAAAAGTGAAACCAGCAAGTTTTGGAGTCTATGATTTCACTACTAAGTTAAATATCACATTAAAATTCCTTGTATCTTTTGTTGATATTCATCATTGAAGTGATTAACTATCGTAATAAAAAAATAGCAGAAACTGTAGTCAGTTTTGATCTTAAAATGATATATAATAAAACCATCGTCAATAAATATTGATTCGTTCTTTTAATATGAAATTGAATATGTTTTTACGAATTTGTAAAAATATGAACATTTATATTTTATTATGTAGAAAGACATGAGGTCAACTATGAAATTTAATACTTTTAAACGGGTTAAAAAATTAACTAATCAAGAAATCTTAACTGAAATTGAGCTGCTTGAAAAAGTCGACTATACAGCATTATTTAACAAAGAAATACCATATCATATTTTTGGCTATGTTCATACCTTTAGAGTAATCTCGGATGGACTCCATCTCAGTCTTTTAAAACAATTTGTTGGAGGTTTGTTAGCAGGTATATGAATTAGTTTTGCATATACTGCCATTTCTTTTTCAACATATTCAATTGATAATTCTTCAGTTGCAAAAATTTTAACAGGATTTATTTTTATCGGCTCAATGGTTTTGATATTATTTTTGGGCGGAGGATTTTTGACGGCTTATCTATGATACTCTCGGGCAATGTTCAAGGGCGTGGAAAAGTGAAGTGTTTTTTTAAAAGCATGTTGATGAGTTTATTTAGGTAACATTACTGGAATTGGTTTTTTTGTCGCAATTTTTTATTTATCAGACGGATATGCAAGCGACGACAATCTTTTATTGACAAAAATTTATGAAAACTATGGCCTAAATAAAATGGGTATAATCGGAAATCGATTAAAAACTAGCTCTGCAATATCGGGTACGGATGTTTTTAAAACTATTGGAACAGTCTTTGGAAGTGCCGTTTTATGTGGACTATTAATTTGCGTTGCTATTCAAGGTTCAAAATCAACAAAAGGTGACATCGTTGCGTCAATTATGGTACTAGCTTGTATTGTTGTTTTCTTTGGAATTGGTGGTTATCAACATTGTGTAGCAAATTGATACGCAGCATGAGTAATTATTTTTATGACTCTTGATAATCAACAAGAACTTTTGACATTGACTTTCAACAACAACACTTTTTGGTGATACATTTTAATAAATATTTTTCCATCGATTATTGGTAACTTTGTTGGATCCTTAATTATTGGATTATTTATGAGCTGATTTAATGCTGATTACGATCATTTGCTAATAAAAAATGCTCGCTTAAATTTTTTAAAAGAGACTTTAAAAATGCGAGACAATAGAGACAAATAATTGATATCAAGTCAGCATTCCTCAATTTATAAAAAACACAAGCCGAAATTTTTTATTTTGCATTGAAGCTTTGACTATGTAATAGTAAATGAGTTGATCACGTTTACAACTTTTTTTATATTTTAATTGAATCATATTCATTACAAAAAGACGCTAAGACTAGCACTTTTTTTGTTTTGAAACGAGCCAAAATATATTTAAACTTGTTAGCAGCTTTTGCAGTTGAAATAGAAGCATTATAAGAATATAATCATAAAAGGTTTCTCTGATGGTTAGCAAAGTAAAATTTTTTTTTGCTAACCATATCAATCATGATGAATGTGTTTTTTAAATTTGTTGTAGACAAATATTGAGATGAATTTAAAAAACTTTTAGTAAAACCATTATTTTAAAATTTACTTATTTTACCATTAAATGGTATTTAGAAAGGTCATATGGAAGGTACAAAAAAAAGATTTTTTAGAAGCACTAAAAAACTAACTGACGAGGAGCTTCGGGACGAAATTCACGAATTAGAGAAAGTTGATTATACACCATTATACAGCAAGGATATTGCTTATCATAACTATGGATACATTCATACATTTCGTGTTATTTCTGACGGATTACGTCAAAATTGATTGAAGCAATTAATGGGTGGTCTTTTGGCAGGAATTTGAATTGGGTTTGCTTATACAGCTGTTGTTTATTCAACATATGCAATTTCAAATCCTTCAATTGCTAAATTATTAACTGGATTGTTATTTGCAGGAGTTATTTTGATGATTTCTTTTCTTGGAGGAGGATTTGTCACAGCTCATATGTGATACAATCGAACAATGTTTAAAAAAGTTGAACGTTGATCAATTTTTTTAAAAGCATGTGCCTGAGTTTATTTAGGAAATATTCTGGGAATTGGAATCTTTGTTTCAATATTATACTTAGCTGATGGATTTGCTGGAAGCGAAGTTATAACAAAAGTGTACGATGGTTTTGGTCTACATAAATTGTACAATGTCGGTCATAAATTAGGAAGTGGCGAAGCGATTACTGGAAGCGATATCGGAAAAACAATTTCTTTAGTTTTTGCCAGTGCAATTTTGTGTAATTTTTTAATTTGTTTAGCAACTCAAGGTGCTAAATCAACTAAAGGTAATACTGTCGCTTCAATGATTATGTATTTGCTAATTTTAATGTTTTTTGCAATTGGTGGTTATCAACATTCAGTTGCAAACTGATATGGAGCATGATCGTTAATTTTTATGGCCATTGATGGAAATATTGTTTTAGGTTCAAATGACCTTATATTTAATGCTAATGCGGCATGATTGTTTATCTTGTTGAATATTATCCCGGCTATTGCTGGGAACTTTGTAGGAGCATTGATTATTGGATTATTTATGGGATGATTCAATATTGATTATGACACTTTATTATTAAAAGAAGCTCGCCTAAAATTTTTGACAGAAATTTTATATTTAAGAGAGCATCCAAATGCCAATCAGCGTAAAGCAAGATTTAAAAGTAATAAAAAAAGAACATCTAAATAAGATGTTCTTTTTTTATCATAAAAGTTATTTTTATTCTTTAATTGCACGTGAATTTGCTAGTACATCCATCATTTCTTGAAAATGTTCCTTGCAATAAGCAATATTTGCCTTTTTAAATGTTGGCTCCTCTGTAACTCATTTATTATCTGTAGCTGTCACATCCAACACGTCTTCAGCCATTGTGGCACTTGCTGGCTTATTACAATCATCCTTAATACAAATCATTATACTTCTCCTTTTTATTTTAATAAATTTTACTTACGCATTGATTTTATCATTTAAAAACTGTTTCCTAAAATAATTATCGCTCGTTTTCATAAATAGAAATTTGTTAATTTTATCTAACAGCTTTTAAAATAACTCGTCAATAATAAAATATTGTCAACTTTAAATATTAGCCTTGCTATTGTTTACTTGACGTTAGTTAATTTTGCATTCAGTTCTTTTAATTCCAGGACTATCAATTTAGTCACAACTTTCTTGCCTACAAGAATACTATTCCTTGCTCTTTCGGTGTCTTCTTAGCTCTTTTAATTCCTCCAAAGTTTGTGCCAACTTTAAACTTTTAATATATTCTTTACTATCTATTTGAGTTACTAGTCTTATTCCAACATACCGATTTGTCATTTTTTTTAAAGTTTTTGATTTTGAAAAATATATGAGACTATAAAACATAACTACTCCAGAAGACAATAAATATGGCAATCACCAAATTTCCTGATACCCAAAGTCAACTGTTACAATAGTTCCTTGAGAACCAATATATGAATAAATCATATTTGGAGCATTGACAAAACCAGCTTGCATAATATTAACAGTATATCGAAATGGATGCAAATACAGTGCATAATTTAGTCATCTAACAGCAGTTATTGTTTCAAAAGGAAACCCCAATCCCAAAAACTGTAGCGATGTAAAATACAATAACAAACTCGCCATGTTAGCTACTTTGTAGCTTTTGAAAGTCTGATGAATTGCTAGTGCCACAACATAAGATGTTATTCAGCAGAACAAGATTCCCAAAAATAGCATACCAACATTAATATTATTTAAGTAGTTTATTTGCTTAGGAAAACAAGATATTGTTATTAGAAAAATAACTAAAGAAATAATGAGTGTTGAAAAAATATTAAAAAAAATTAACGCCGAATGCTTTGTTATTGTTGAAACCCTAGATAAGGAAAATTTTTCTCA encodes:
- a CDS encoding glycoside hydrolase family 32 protein; translation: MNDKYRLIDAADLHEFASNHELKNRDWYNNQYHLSAFSGLVNDPNGLVFFKGKYYIFMQNCPFSPEHKNKSWLLYTTTDFINYIYEGIAITPSFEGDRHGVFSGSAYVHKNELYFYYTGNIKIGTEGDRTSFTIKAKIDLENKTVSKKVLFETDKTRYTGHFRDPIIFEKNNRFYMLNGAQNLDLKGTINFASTSNLENDDWKFFKDEDFDISKRLDNYMLECPNYLNIENTEIIFLSVEQKVPFAKGGHHVWYLTGNFDNKMNFNETGTIRKIDQGLDYYAPQVFNNVEGRKITMAWLGNSQSDTKATNTNNWSNQLTIPREVSLKDNHLYQMPIVELEKLRSANITQQKTIEYKNGLIEVDLINTEKEFTIEFLNDKKEKLKLFYKNHMFGFDRSKCTYKDATSLPNIYEFAIEQISNLKILVDRSSMEIFINDGQETMTIKFFLKKHNQVKTSLTVKDAFQLEPIQIVYNNILFDNQQEGAN
- a CDS encoding GntR family transcriptional regulator; translation: MEKKWKIVFDYLLNIIKSNEIQDGGLLPSQNRLKTRFKYSEQPIRIAFNKLIELKLVESVPGKGFVVTNKTKSNQLFSFRELFPNSYSEFYDLEEVYVDKELSAQSGFYPGATVYKFKCKRYIEDKIKVYQESWLNKSIFKNVDLRYLKDFGLMEYVDKKTSVKVSHCLKNIYVQKSTPQLNLKLAFEDNEADQAIVDRGLLFDIYNEIIEFRLSYYKMNDFSWEFIEWRS
- a CDS encoding PTS transporter subunit EIIC, translating into MKKVNWNTDASQIIKFLGGKENIKDIFHCATRLRFYLKDQSLLEVENLKALSIVKGYNKANDENQLIIGTGVVDKIFKAIQQELNSNSDTGTFSTENAKKERMWKKELSFRSNSLMISKRGLSSFAAIFVPLVPVFIAGGMSLALNSLLQQIYPNSGMGKILDIIGGAILGSLPAFVGYTAAKKWGGNPFLGLAMGLILVAPALLNSYATSQPILLGFDINTPTGEIQSAAEQAYKQWLATNNATEQEFKMSEIVGTYSTLFSGFWKIKLIGYQAQIVPVLLVLAISVNVEKILRKITPDVLAIIVVPLVTVILTTWLAFWAIGPLGQLIGQGFAKGITAIFKYTNYTGIGFGGMIFAGFYPLLVITGLHQGFLPIEAQLLMDSKLQFAHSFSFITPVACVSNIAQGTACLMLIFFIKNKEEKSKSISGSFGANLGITEPAMFGINLQLKPLLVGAIIGSAIGGYWLGMTHTVANSLGSASWIGLVQFDWTTEHIQKYFATNNIHATFANLAPGINVTIAMIISMITTAVSSYLLLKSKWGKYSLEQYKNQISESKSI
- the trpS gene encoding tryptophan--tRNA ligase, whose protein sequence is MTKKKMLSAITSSGAMTLGNYLGAVKRMVNFQEQYEMHVFIANLHAITVPQDKEVLRKNIKEIAALYFACGMDPNKSVIFLQSDVLEHAQLGWILNTQSTIGELSRMTQYKDKSQKAEESGKGYIPAGLFTYPTLMAADILLYDAEFVPVGVDQKQHVELTRDLAMRMNNRYGEMFVVPECLVTENKLKIMDLQDPTKKMSKSSDNPKAIIKMLDSPADIRSKIKAAVTDSENLIKHDPINKPGVTNLIEIYTTLKNVSLQEAMVRWKGKNYKDLKDDVIEVLLEVIEPIQTRYKELYNSLEVEQWLEQGAAKARMIANKKINKVQNLMGLNYKRR
- a CDS encoding formate/nitrite transporter family protein, with translation MKFNTFKRVKKLTNQEILTEIELLEKVDYTALFNKEIPYHIFGYVHTFRVISDGLHLSLLKQFVGGLLAGIWISFAYTAISFSTYSIDNSSVAKILTGFIFIGSMVLILFLGGGFLTAYLWYSRAMFKGVEKWSVFLKACWWVYLGNITGIGFFVAIFYLSDGYASDDNLLLTKIYENYGLNKMGIIGNRLKTSSAISGTDVFKTIGTVFGSAVLCGLLICVAIQGSKSTKGDIVASIMVLACIVVFFGIGGYQHCVANWYAAWVIIFMTLDNQQELLTLTFNNNTFWWYILINIFPSIIGNFVGSLIIGLFMSWFNADYDHLLIKNARLNFLKETLKMRDNRDK
- a CDS encoding formate/nitrite transporter family protein, with amino-acid sequence MEGTKKRFFRSTKKLTDEELRDEIHELEKVDYTPLYSKDIAYHNYGYIHTFRVISDGLRQNWLKQLMGGLLAGIWIGFAYTAVVYSTYAISNPSIAKLLTGLLFAGVILMISFLGGGFVTAHMWYNRTMFKKVERWSIFLKACAWVYLGNILGIGIFVSILYLADGFAGSEVITKVYDGFGLHKLYNVGHKLGSGEAITGSDIGKTISLVFASAILCNFLICLATQGAKSTKGNTVASMIMYLLILMFFAIGGYQHSVANWYGAWSLIFMAIDGNIVLGSNDLIFNANAAWLFILLNIIPAIAGNFVGALIIGLFMGWFNIDYDTLLLKEARLKFLTEILYLREHPNANQRKARFKSNKKRTSK